Genomic DNA from Echeneis naucrates chromosome 14, fEcheNa1.1, whole genome shotgun sequence:
AAGCTCCTACCTGAATTAAAAGTTTTTTGGAGTTGCTGAGGGGTAAAGTAGAGAGTACGGAGAAAACAGATGAGTTTTGGTAGCTGTTGTGAATTAACAACTAACCCTGTGTGCAGCCACCTCATTACCAAACAGCTTAAATAACTCACAAAGACGCAGTGATGGGCTTTTATGTGTCTGGTGTGATCAGGCCTTTAATTACAAAAGCTGAATGGAGCCAGCTGagagacaacaggaagacagaacACTGAGAGGAAGACTAATTAGATTTAAGCAGCACTTTTGTTTCAGTCCAGTAGTACAGATTcagaagaaaactttttttttttttttctgtcgtCGTCCTAATGGCTGCTGAAAGCTGGCTGTCGATGCAGTTTTTTATTTGAGGGAGGAGTAACTGTCAGATAATGAAGTCCAGGAGGATCATAATGATCCACGGGAAGTTAAATGGAGGAAATGGAGACCGAAGAAGCCTCGTGGATGGGAAGTGAAACGCCTCCTGGTATCTCAGCCCAAATCCAGCCGCCCCCCCAGTTTTGACCTGAAACAGCTCGACCACTGACAATGAAATGTTCAACAATCCAAATTGAACAAATTTCTTGACAAAAGCTCATTTGAAATATCTCACATGCACAGTTGGGGTCAAATCCACAGACAGAACGATATGGTCTATAAGATTTGTTTCAGTACGACTGAACAAATTCCTGCAGAATAATAAAACGATAGTCctggtttgttttctgttgactTGTGATTGGATTTAGGGAAAAGGCCTTTCACAGGACATATCAGTGAGTAAATGTAAGAGAAATTATCTCAAGTTGACAATTGCAGCCCGTCTGCAGCAGATCTGACGACCAGGTTGTTCTTGGTGGGGGGGGCCACGATTTGGTCCTTTTAGGATCAAGACTCTTAGTATTTGGATATAATAGAGAGAGAAGGACGTCTGTGATTGCACACTGTTGGAGCACAGTTGTGCAGTTCTATAAGTATCTAAATGCAGATATCACTTTTAGTGTCCTTTACAGCTTCAAGAggaaactttttaaaaaccttcCAGCGGCGGCAGTGTGACATGAAGCAGCAAgaggaagatttaaaaaaacgAAACATGGTAAAATCATCGCAACGGACTTCACGTTTCTCTCTGGTCTGcatgagaaaaggaaaaaatatgtAGCACAGTTTTATTACAGGAAACacaatttttattcttttatttttttaatcatttaaatttaactgtgaatgcatttttaaaataaaatcacctgCATCTTTGATGTGGTCAAACAGCCAGACGTCATTCGAAAGAAATCGCTTCTGAAATACCAATTTATGAGAAACTATCTGGAGTGATTTGAGAACCAAACGGCTGGTTTGGGGCTCCTTGTAACTGCTGCTTCAGTTTATTAATCAGCTGCTTAACACcagatgttaaaatgtttttaaaactcGAGGCTCTAAATTCATAAGAAACCTAACGCATTGATCTGCCCTCTTAAACAGATTTATCTcacctctgttttgtttccagcagccaaacaacagcagcagctgcttttctCAAGAGATTTGTAGCTTTTGGAAACTATTGCTATTAAGAAAATGGTAAAATACACGTGGAATGTGACTGAATACTTttaatgtttcctgtttttgactTTGATAACAAGCAGAGATCCTGAAAGACGGGAGCGTGTGAGGATCTAGTTTCATTTTGCAGTTGCGACAGGAAATCTTGACTTTGGAGCATTTAAAGCTGTGCTTTCTCAGTACAAACCAGCGATGGAGGAACAAGCTTTCTTCCAAACCACAACCCGCTGAGCTTCTGGTAATTATATTATCAGCCAACAAAGCGCCGTGTCTGGTTGGCGGCAACAAACCTCAGCATCAATATGACTTCCATTACCGAGCTTTTGCTTTCAGGTCAGTTTTATTAATGAAGCCGAGCGTCTGTCGAACGGACCACCTAAAGCCTGAACATCCAAAAAGAAGCGAAAGGCTTACTGCAGGCGtctcttttttaatttagctgGATATACTGGAGATTTACACTGATAACTGATATTTATCACAATCCCAGGGCATCACTGTTTCGTTTCAAACGTCACACTTGTCAATTTTAACTGTAAACCAACCAGGTCAGATGATAGAGTTTGAATTTAAGGTGTGTAAGATGGAGATTATCGCTTTCCTGTCATCCAGTCCATCTGTCAGGTTCCTCTGGTGTGAATGTGGAGGTCTGAGCGGCCGTTGGATGAGGGCGTCGGGGCAAAGGATCGCAGGCCTCAACCCCTCTGAGCCCGATGTGCTCGCTGTTATTCCTGCTCAGATGCAGCCTGGCGATATTTATGGCAGCGATGAATTCCCAGAGGCGGACCGTGCGAGCATAAAGAGCGGGCTCTAATGAAATGTCCCCTCCTTCTGTccatctctgtgtctctcttttccCCCGCTGACCTTCTCCTGCTTTCTTTGTCTCATCCGTGGTTGTTTATGTCTCGTGCGGTGGGGGTGGGGCGTTGAGCACAGTTTCAGTGCAGTGAGGCGCCTTCAGTGGTTCACTGATTTAAtgaagcctttttttctttttattcttcttacAAATAATATCCACAAAGTTGGTTGACCCTATAAAGCATACAGAAGCCATCTTGGTTTCCAACATTTGTCTGCAAGAATTTCTTGAAACTCAAAACtgagatctggatcagtctgcCTCTCTGACCCCCTCTGCGTGTTTATCCatccgttctcatcctccatctttgacatCCGGAGTCAcatctctacatcggacgctcctattggctccggtgggtgatgtcacagccaatcagagagtctgtggatcagtcctgtatgtgtctcagtttattgtgttgacgGAATGAAGAAAATctgatatttggagctgatttttcatcattactgagcagaactcctgatcatATAAAGACAGAAgcgacccaaacacatgagaggaactctGAGTTCAGCTTCGGGGTCACAGAGTTGGAGAACGTATCGACCAGCTGCTCCTCATTTAGTTTGTATCTTATTCAAGCTGGCTGGCCATTTATTACCGTTCTACAGATCTACACTTGGAAATGCCAGCAAGGAGGAAGAAGACTGTGAGCCAGAAAACTAAAgttgtgtttgaaatgtttttttgaaGGAGGAAATTGATGCATCACACGCTGAATATATATTAACGAGGAAACTGCCCTCTCTGCCTTACAGGGATCTTcgggattgtgtgtgtctgttctcatggctggttgtgtttgtgtttgtgatggaCGGTGCTGTGAAGCTGGCAGAGAGGTTCTCAGTTGCCGGGTAAATGATTAGGCCGTGCTCGGCCACAATATTCACATTACTTCAGTGTCTGCAGAGTCGGCCGGGGGATCGATACTCTATTACTCTTCCACCTGAGCCGATGCCTGGATGGCAGGTTACCACAGGGAGCCCTCACTGCCGCTCAGACTCCACCAATCAATGATgttgcagaaagagaaagggcGGGGGGGACGTGATTGGAGAGCTTAACTTGCAGGCATCAGTCAGACGTGGTTCCACAGAACGGCATCTGACTGTTTCCCTCGCTGTTCGGACGCACAGCTAAGGCGGGAATCGCCTCAGACCGCGGTGGCCTCCGCTTGCTTTTGCTGCAACCAGCTTTGCAGAGTCAGCATATTGCTGACCTTGGTTGTATCCTGCGCGTCTGTGCACTTGAACATATGCCGTCGTGTGTGCATGCTGTGATCTGCATCGAAGCAGTGCATGCAGTGCTGATGTTGGTGGTGacaacactcacactcatattcACACCCGTGGGTGATGTCTTCGGTAGCTTCTGGTTAAACTTGAAATACTGCTTGACTTTTATGCtcagctgaagaggaggagtgtAATAGAAACAGACTGGAGTGAATAAATCATAACCTACATGAAACGTTTGACTTAAACATCCGCTGAAACTTCAGATGAGCAGATTAAAAACTGGCACAACTCCGCGTCGTGACAGTGAGACTGAAGCCTTCAAATTTCTCCATGAAACAATCCCAAAGGCCTGATTCAAACATTCAGGATATGATGAAATCACCAACGTTTGGATAAGAGTTATTCTCTTTAAAAtgtctccacatattcagaatatcaaaagacaaaacaaaaaaattgactttttttagATAAAACCTGCGAACCACAATCCGGATTTCATCTGGATGAAACGCCAAGAAGCTCTGCTCATCGAATTGAACTCGACTCGGGCACCagctctccttctccctcttttacttttCTAACCCTAGTTGAGAGCAGCAAGTGTGTAAAGATGAGGAGCTGTTAAGTGGCGCTGGGCTTTTCCGCTGTATGTTGAGTAATGGCCGAGGTGCCCATCGACCCGTCGGGCCCATAAAGCAGACAGACTGTTCACACCCAGACCCGGACCAGCAGAGCTCTGCAGTCTGCAGTAAAGATGAAGTCGTTCTGTATTTCATGCCTGGCTGTTAACCTTGTATTAAAAATCAGTTGCTGGAATGATGGATAAAAGGTAGTTTGAGTCAGTTTGTACAAAATCAATAAGTCCTGATGTGGCATTGACCTCAGCTTCTGGAGTTATTTAAACATGGACTCTTTTAAGTTGGAAAAAATGGTGAGAAAGTGGAAGTaacatcacagaaacacaaagatcaGGAAACTTAAACCAtattattcacatttttctaaGTTATTTAACAATAAATGAACTTCAAAAGGcggattttcacatttttgattCGGATAACTGACTTCATTCTaagtgacagctgctgctcttctgtaGAAACACCAACAACGAGCAGATGCCAAGTGTTTTGGCCAATACCCGATCAAATCGCAGCGAGGAGACAGAAGATCGGCTGCTCATGTGATCCAATCTGTGCCGTCCACTTTGGTTTAGGCTTTAGGCgtgggtgtttttgtttccccctcACTCAGGGCCCTGGACTTTGGCGAGCAGCCGTGCAGAAAATGCACTTTTCCACTTGCTCTGCATCATTTGATAATCAACTTtgagccaaaacacacacacacacaaaaatgtttaaactacgatgctgctgctgttttgtttgctttttctttattttttcacgGTTCACGTCAACGTTTCCCAGCAGGTGACTGACGTCTGGGAATAAACTCCAGAAGGAGTCGAGCACGCAGAGCTTCATGCACCGTCCTGAACATACTTGATATGATAGGACTAAAGATTTGAGACTCCACTTCAGAAGCAGCTCCAGTACGTGAGAAGGAATTCAAACAGAAAGCAGCATCGTGCTCATTGAACGTTGGGAAAATGGCGAGACTGAAAGTGAAGAAGTGGGAGGAAGCACTGAGGGTGCAACACGCCTCTATCTGCGTACCATCTTAATGAAACGTCACatttaatgattaatttaataGACTTTGGCTAAATTGATTTTCACTCAAACCAATTTGGTCAATATTTAATGACTATGGATACactgggatgtttttttttttttttttttatccatttgaaCTTCAACAACAAAATGGCCAATCAGTCGCCTCCTCAATTAACTGCGTGATGCGTAACAATAATGTCAACTTCTAAAGCGCCTTTTTGGgttattctgtatgtttttgagatggtagttttattttgaaaaagctGTTTGGTGGAAATTGTGCGTCTGTTGTGTGCAGACAAATAGAGTAGAGGACGGCACGACTGCCTGTGAGCAGCTAGTGCCTGTCGTAATCATCCCACACATTACCACTAGAACtgcaggaggtgtgtgtgtgtgtgtgtgtgtgtgtgtgttctgatgGTTCAGGTACATACAGGGGAGGAAAAATAGCAGCTTGTTGAGCACCATGTTGTTCGCACtaatggagacacacacaggggccAAAAATGGACCTCAGCCCGGCAGCCACAGGCAATCTAACATCACACTTCCAGGAGGCCCCCCCTTAGCCTCATACAgttgggtcaaaggtcatggaTATGATGGTCTCTTTGTGATTCATGTTGTCTTCAATCTCGGAGAGTACGGTTCGTCAACCATCACCGTATAAAGTCTGATGTTTATATTGAAATCTTCAGTTTGTCGATGGAACAATAAAAAGTGCTGTTCTTTTGTCTTCTGGGTTTTAGGAGCTGTGTGAGGATCCTCACCTGTTTGTTGATGGTATCAGTGCACACGATCTCCATCAGGGACAGCTGGGAAACTGCTGGTTTGTGGCGGCGTGCTCCAGTCTGGCCTCCAGAGAGTCTCTGTGGCaaaaagtaagtgtgtgtgtgtgttcaaataTGATTGTGCTCATGTGTGGACCTGCTGGACTCACCTGAACACCTAATCTGTCAGATCCATCCAAGATCCAAGGACGTTTAACTTCACTCATCCTAACATAAAGGCTGAAAACAGggatcatttgtttttatttcactatATAACAACTGTATTCAAACAAAGCCAGAGATTCTGCACAGGTAATAATAACTgtactttttacatttctgtttgtagTCATTTAAAAGCAAATATCTTTGGTGGTGTTGATAGTCAAATTTTCAGAATTGGACAAAGTCAGGCTAGCTGTTTCCACCTGCTTCCAGTCTTtaagctaagctaggctaaccatCCATATTCATCACTCAGGCAGGATTGTGATTTAAGATTCAGATAATCCTAATTTACAGAGTTTTTCtacatttgttttcctcaaaGGAATGCTTTatactttatttactttacacTTCATTATCTAGAATTtgttgacattaaaaaaaaatccacaatgGACAAAAAACTCCAGGTAGTCAGGCTAAGAGCTTTAAATCGAGCGTTCAGATATCACAGTGGTATCGAACTTATTCCCATTAATCTAACGTTTAGAGGAACTCTCTGTGTCGTCCTGTCGTTATTTGGTAGAGAAGGATCACACTTCAGGTCATGTTTGATGTCACAGCTTGGCCCCGTTAGATGCTCAGTCAGCTGCTCGGCTgctaaaaacaaccaaaagatTTGCAACAAGAAAAAACCGACTGCTGAAAAGCCGAAATCCTTTAACCAACaggagcttttatttatttatttcttttattgagAGATCACAGAACAGGAATTGCTTCTTGCTCAAATGTatgtaagactttttttttttttttttgaaggaacTGCTCGTGCACcaaattcaaaatgtttccaTATTAAGTGTTTGACTCCATCAGGAATTATTATGACAAGAAGTAAACGCTGGAGGACTCATTACGGCACCACGACGCCTCCCAGGTCTCCACAGGCTCCATCAGTCAGCTGGAACCTGATTGGTGGAGCCTAAAGTCGGGTCTCCCAGGACAGACAGGGCGAGATGGATGTCCTGGCTTCTGTCTGTAATGAATGAGCTTTTCTCTgcatctttattattattatttttatttttatttttacatttcccaaCCGTGAGAATGATAATTAGAGGTTGAAAAATTCCCTCAATAATGACGATAAACTGAGGAATCGTCAGAATGATAAATGCGTCTGTTCTGGATTTGGGTCAAGCCTCATCTGCACAACTGGCCCACGAGGCTGCAGCTACAGCTACATGGCTGACATGAGTGAGGCTTAAAGGGAGGAAGGCAAAGACCTGAGCTTTCATATATAGACCATGAAATCGTATAATCTCAGGACACTTTATGGATTTAGGTCCATCACAACGAACACTTTGTGcgaaaaaaaattatgtaaatgttGAAAATTGTCCGTTTTAGCTGCGTTACAGATCCTGAATTTAACCTGAAGAAGGTGCTTGgcgtgtttttgtttctgatgtAAGCGCTGTTTAAGGCCTTTTACAGCCGcgttaaaataaaagtgttgagTGTTTGCTTGAAAATCAACTCAGTGTTggcaaattaataaaaacaacataatttgaACCGCACTTAGCTCTGGCCTTTTTACGCCGTCAGGACTGTGCTGAAATGTTCTTTGGCATCCATCTCGACAGACGATACAAACTGATTCCGGAGCTTTAATGGGATCGAAAACAAGATGCCTCAGCCCGCTGTGGAAAGACGCAGGGCTGTAGCAGACTGCTCACAAAGTGTGTGGACATGCTGAATGCTGTCGTCTTCGTTGGGCACACAAGCagacagtttttctttaaagtaACTGAAGCcccatctgtgtttttattcttgGTCTTCAGCTCACTCCATAAAGTTTTTAATGCAATTTAACAGCTCAATAAGACTTTTATACTTGTTGGGTTTCTTTACAGATAAActctttatttactttattcttttttttttttttaaggaactTGTAATAACTTTATGACTTGGTGCAATATAAATTCAGTTGATCACCAGATATCCCCAGGGAAAAGACAGTTGGGAATCAAACAATGACACGGCACCCTCATATGATGATGCAGAGCCCTCTTacaggtttgttgtttgttgttgtgagcTTGATGGAGAAATATCTTGGGGGGGGTGTTTGCATTCTGATGTCTGGATTATTTTTAGATGGAGAGATGAGATACTTGCAGCCAGTCCTGACGCCTTGAGCccgttgtgttgttgtgatgaCCCGGTCTTAATCCTCCACTCAGTGATTTTGTCCGCAGTCACAGTTTGATAGCAGGTGGCTGATAATGTGTGACATTTAGCTCAGTCCCTGGACTGATATTCATCATTTCCTTTCAAATGTCATGCTGATCATTTTTGACTCATCGTAAAATCTAAACTGTAGACTCACAAAGCTGTGTGAGTAGACAGTGTCTCAAAACTATCCAAGTACGCTGTAAAACGGCAAATTTTGATCATAATGTGCGAATAAAAAAGTGCTGTTAGCTGAACTGAGACTACAGAGGTCAGCCTGTCAGAGAAAAACGACATTAAACGTCAATTCCTCTgatcttcagtgtttgtgtagCTGTTGCTGTGTTGCCTTTGTAAAGCAGAAGAGTCCAAACAGTGTTTGGTCTGTTCAGTCTGCGTTTCACTTCCTCTGAAAGCAAAACAAGCGATGGTGAAGTCTCACAGGAGCTGGATCTTTTCCCCGGTGAAACTGAATGCTGCTACTTGAAAACAGAATTATTTTGGATTCTGTGCATGCTAATTAcctctgaaagaaaaaataatactTTAAAGAGCTTCTTGTTTGCCCggagctgctgtttcttctcattttgcACATTACAGCCTTGTCATTGTTAATTTCCTTCCAAATGGGTCCGTTTGTTTAACTGGTGGTGAAGCAAAGATGGAGCTAAAGGACACATACCAATGAGGACGGGCGTGATGATTTAAATTCATGCATTCATGGGCTTCAGGCAAGATCGATTTAATTGAGACTCTTGAGAACGAGCAGCGTTTTCCAACATTTTGTCACAGAAGCAGGATGTTCGGCCTCCGAGGATTTGACGGTTCAGGTGTTGAGTTGGTTACATGATTTGTACCGACAAGGAACGAGTCTTAATACCTCCTGACGTCTCTGTTACCCCCCCCCAGGCAAACACTTCCTCTGATGCGCATCATCTCATTCACAGCCACCGTTTCTGTTTCATCCCCTGAGAATGACGAGGAGGAGGCTGTGCGATGAAATCCACatgcctctcctctctttgtttgtcaGGGTCACCGTGCAAGATGGAGACGGATAAGGCAGCAGGAACCTGAGTGGCCGGCCGCACACAtccaaacaaatacacactgtctctcttcttcatctcatGTGGGACTCATCTCCAGTTTGTCAAACAGGAGAAGTCGGAGGAGGATAACACacaagccaaacaaaaacatctttcagaTACACCATTTTGATCAGTTACGTTTATTTGGATTTATCGGAAACATGCCTGATGTCATAGAATACATAATAAGTGAAGAAGTAACAAAGTTTTCTCTTTGTCGGATTGAGTGTCGTCTTGTAACGTTAAATTTCAcctaaaaacaacttttcacgTCGATCTGAAAGCAGGAAAGCACAGAAGAGTGTCTGTCCAGGTTTCAGTGGTCGAAGACTTAACTGTCCGCTGTGAAGGTGATGGAGCAGTCGACGGACTCGGGGCTGCATCCTTCTTCAAATCCAAACAGGAAGTACATCACCTTCCTGACCTTGGCCAGCTCTGCGATCCTCTCGCCAAATTCGTGCGCGTCAGCCTCATAGAACTGGATGGGAGCGTCGGCGGCGGCGCCGGGCGCTCTCCAGAAGACCCCGGCGGGCTCCAGCAGCTGACGGGTCATCAGGTTGGTGAGATCGGGCGTCCAGAGCTGCGAGGTGGCCGTGATGGTCAGACGTCCCGGCTGCGCCAGCCGCACCATCCAGTGCGAGAAACGGAGGGCCTGCTGGGAGAAGTCCAGCCGGTACACGGCCTCGTTGGACTGCAGCAGGCGCTCGCCGTCCTGCCTCTTCTGGCCGCgctgctgcagagactgaaCCCGCAGCCGCATCACCTCCGTCAGCTGGCTGTCCGGCCGGAAGGGCAGCTCCAACCCTGAAGACATGCTTGGACAGGAAGCGGGATACAAAGCGTCTTCACCTTCTCTCTGCTCCTGCAGACTCGTACTGTACGCATGTGAAACATGAACAGAAACGGGGTGGAGGCGGAGAGCCGATCAGCTGAGGTGCCAGGCAACCAGATCTAATGACATTTGCAACCACGACACAAGGATTTCCTTCAGGGAGCTGagtttctgctgtttgtctcaCTTTTGTTTGCTTAGTTACAGATTTCTCGCCCACTGGATCCCGGAAGCTCGCACGAGCTGCTAATTTGATGTAaaggagaacatccaaactgttctggtttgtttttgggaTCGAGCCTTGGAGGTGCcttctgcttgtgtttctgATGAGTTGTCAGGTCACCTGCCCACcagagttcagctgctgcaTAACGACACTGGTCCCAGATGAAAGATGAGATGGGCAGCGCCTTTGTTCCCTCGCCATTCACCC
This window encodes:
- the LOC115054220 gene encoding olfactory marker protein-like codes for the protein MSSGLELPFRPDSQLTEVMRLRVQSLQQRGQKRQDGERLLQSNEAVYRLDFSQQALRFSHWMVRLAQPGRLTITATSQLWTPDLTNLMTRQLLEPAGVFWRAPGAAADAPIQFYEADAHEFGERIAELAKVRKVMYFLFGFEEGCSPESVDCSITFTADS